The Deltaproteobacteria bacterium genome contains the following window.
GGGGATTATTGGAGGTATTCTCGGTCAACTGGGCGACCTTTGTGAATCCGCTATCAAAAGAAGTTCCGGTGTTAAGGATTCCGGATCTCTCATTCTTGGACACGGTGGGTTACTGGATCGTCTGGATTGTCTTATTTTCATTGTCCCATTCGTATACTATTATCAACTATTTTTAATAATATGAAGAATATATCCATACTCGGGTCAACAGGTTCCATTGGGGTCAATGCATTAGATGTAATAGGGAATAACCCTGACCGATTTAAAATTGTTGCACTTTCGGCAGGTACGAATGTTAAACTGTTAGGACGTCAAATTGATCAATTCAGGCCGGAGGTTGTTTCGGTTATTGACGAGGAACATGCCCGTGAATTGAAGAAAATAGTAAATCCTTCCCTGAGAACCGACATTCTTTTCGGACCAGAGGGTTATCGTGAAGTAGCATCCGTAAAGAAAGCGGATATGGTGATTTCAGCTATGGTGGGTTCGGCAGGTCTCCTTCCCACAATAGAGGCTATTGAAGCCGGCAAAGATATTGCCCTTGCCAACAAGGAAGTAATGGTCATGGCGGGAGCGCTTGTTGTTGAGAAGGCACGTAATAAGGATGTAAAGATATTGCCCGTAGACAGCGAGCACAGTGCTATATTTCAATGTATGGCAGGCCACAGGGGGCAGGATATAAAGCGAATAATTCTCACTGCTTCAGGCGGCCCCTTTCTCCACTTATCAAAGGAAGAGCTTAAAGAGGTAAAACCTGTTCAGGCATTAAAACATCCCAGCTGGCAGATGGGACAAAAAATTACCATCGATTCTGCTTCCATGATGAATAAGGGTCTTGAGGTTATTGAAGCAAGGTGGTTTTTTTCTGTTGATATTAATAACATCGAGATACACATTCATCCACAAAGTATTGTCCA
Protein-coding sequences here:
- a CDS encoding 1-deoxy-D-xylulose-5-phosphate reductoisomerase; translated protein: MKNISILGSTGSIGVNALDVIGNNPDRFKIVALSAGTNVKLLGRQIDQFRPEVVSVIDEEHARELKKIVNPSLRTDILFGPEGYREVASVKKADMVISAMVGSAGLLPTIEAIEAGKDIALANKEVMVMAGALVVEKARNKDVKILPVDSEHSAIFQCMAGHRGQDIKRIILTASGGPFLHLSKEELKEVKPVQALKHPSWQMGQKITIDSASMMNKGLEVIEARWFFSVDINNIEIHIHPQSIVHSMVEYVDGSVIAQLSVPDMRIPIAYALSFPERFPHGGHRLDLLKIGILEFFSPDVDKFPSLRLAYEAGKAGGTMPAVLNAANEVAVEAFLNETIQFTNISKVIEEVLSCHQIKEFPTLGEILEADLWARDSAKITVERMKVLS